The genomic region TCTTATTTGGGTgtagaataaataatttaatttaggcctatattgtattttaatgttagtctaataaaataaactatgaaCAGTAATATCATTCGTAACAtggtaaataaaatgaattgttgTAGCACGTAACACACACATAAAAAGCACAGAGCGAGTCAAACCTATGGGACCTGCACTTCTGCCGTCTCTCATCACTAGTCTGGTAAACAAGTCGCCAACTCTCGCAGATAAAATTCTTGCCGTTTCACGGCACTACAGTCTGGAAAATCATTTTTCGCGTAACTAATGAACGATCTACACATAAGATCTGACAAACCTCCAACGCACTGCTTCCCACACAACAATTTCGCAGCTCGGTAAGAATGCCGGGAACTTAGGTTTGCATTAAGTCTGGCCCAGGTCACAGTGAATGGGTTTTCCTTATCCGTTTTTGTATTACCCTGGCGACACAATTCTGCTGACACTTTACACCAGCGATGGGCGTtcgagtgcatttgccctccgtgcgcacggggtattccaagtgcgagcgctgcagcgcgctgtagtgtgccagcagctaacACAGATCTTACACAGCTTTTAAAAGAGCTAAATTTAGGATTCAGGGAAAAGAagttcttaatacacaatttgcagatagaattgcagcttttaaggagaaattgctgctatggatacgtcaaatgcaaaagggcgaaataggTTATATCATTTCTCATTCTTgtctaagcgcatagaattttgaacaatgaaaatttcgaaatatacgcatgtattctatccggtctattagagaaatttacatcaaggtttcacgatttagattgcctggaaatggatttgcgtatttttgctacatgttccgattccaactgattattgataacgtccccccttcattatagtgtgaattgattgacctgcgatgtggtCGAGAGATGCgggcgaaatatgattcaaggtaaagtcttatgcagttttatgattgattcccaagaggacgctttcccatTCTGCAttagctgtgtgagaaagtttcgtgtttattttgttccacttatagatgtgaacagttattttctattacgaaaataaacaaattcaaacaagaaatgatgggcttttaacggcattcttcgcatagcttgtgctaatacagttccTCCAAATCTTGAGATactgagtaatatgaattaatgtgcaacagacatgttttgttttgtgtttaaggaagtgtttcattactttgtgttcttatttagtttggtagaataacattttcttttgaaacatacagtacgtaccgcaacttgaataaaccggttttcgtgcactctaaaagcacacttctctcgtagtacaccgtgcaagcacaaaGTGCACAATTCTGCTCAACCCTGCTTTACACTGTTAATCCCAGTTATTCAACTGTATGAATTGTACTGGGCACACAGACAGGCGAATTCAATGTAAGCCCTATGTGAAAATTTTTGACGGCAGAATAATAAGTAGTGGACTATGGCCTTCCCGGTCTCCAGATTTGTCGATGTGTGACTTTAATCTATCGGGGTATCCTCAAACAGAAAGTGTACGAAAACAACCCTGGTATTGCGGATGCTCTTAAAGGTGAAATAATACGGCTAATAGGCAACGTGTGTATCAGACAGAACCACTTCGAACAATTCCTGTAACACAGGTTAGTACtctttatgaaataaatatataattttattatgtgcaTACTAtcaattattaattaagttatatgaatataaatactCGGGGGTTTTGGATCGATAATCACGTAGTCTATGTCGGCTATGATGTCTGATACACCGAAATTCGAGCTGAAAACTTTATACAAGGAATGGATTGACAATAggtaaaattttattacaatcacaACTAAAACAGCAACAATTTAgttaattttagtattttaataatactgtacagaTTTCATTAACTCTTGTAGAATTGTTTGAATGTCTTCCGATACAAACTATATAATAAGGTTTAAAAAGACAGTTGTACACAACAGAAAACTTACACATAAAATGCAAAAACACAGATAAAATTGCTTTTGAGTGGtagtaatatacaaataaaataataagacaaacaTCATGTTTGTTTATAGGCCTACCACAAAATTAGGAAATGCAATAATTTACATATATACAGAGCTCGGTAAACAAGACTTCACCCTTGTCACGTGCTCCCTCGCAGCTCGCCTCCTGTCACTTTATGCCGGGGACGGGGGACTCGTATTGCAAACAGAGCAGTAATAATGCGTACCTACATACATCAACTAATGCAGCGGGAGAAGCGAAGCTCTCTGAGAGAGGCTGTTCCCCGTCACTGCTTTATGCTCTAGTCAAGTGGACGGCATGCTGTATAGATGAAACATCATTTTGAGTCAACGTAAAACAGATCGTTGCGACATAATTCTTGCTTTAACGTCTTGAAGATTCCACTTCGCATTAATCTTGTTCACACATCGTCAAGATCTTCTGTGAGGCTtttttttgcataataattatggTCTTTTTTATTGGCTTTGTCttcattatacataataatcatttATGTGCTCTAAATCACCTACACTATTTGTTCAGGACGAGTCTGTCTATATGAGGACGAATACTATTACCGtcgagcggggtgactttgtgccatgagggtgactttgtgccattcgcgcatttcataaaaaaacgtaaggaagtagtcattaaaaccgtcacaaggttttaaagactactaaacgtaaggaagtagactttaaaaccttgtcacggtcttaaagaatacttccatacatttttcgcgaatggcacaaattCACCCTCacggcacaaagtcacccctcgcgacggtactACATAAACGTAAACAAGATACGAGATTAGAGAAATTTTAGTCTGCTAGACGTGTACGCGCAGTATTTTTAATCaggttcattaaaaaaaatgcattcgcAAACTTACGTAGATCAAATGATTGCCAGCATCTTAGTTccgaaattacgtaagttaagAAACTTGTCATTGGGTAATAATTCACAAAATACTTTGCTTgttttacctgacatttgaaAAATGCTATTGCTCTCTGTGATTcgcgtatgtgttttgaaattcgaTAACTCTATCGCATTGCATTTtcaactatactaaaagccaggttatgaaccgactaaactggaagcaacgttctgttcttctctttctgagctctgttgccacatagtggcgcgagattcaaagcgtgttcagcgtttgtcaccgatatgttcaaaataactactgtaaatagttctcgataacactatctacaatattagtaattaaaattactgtttttaagaaagcatgaGCTAATGACGCTAGTAGCGACTCGTAATggacgtggtactgcaaatgaactggctacactgtctccgtgtttccgttgccagattttcgttagcagacgacattttcacgcgaggtccaatcaaaagctccgttctcgttctcccctccatcccCCACACTCAGCGTGTCATCaatgcacaggctacccctctaacccgcactttcctctcgcccatccaactacttcctgtttcgtcggttcataacctaGGTTTTAGTATAGTAGTGATTGCAGATTgactttttcattaaatttttttctcGTAGATTCTTGAAAACTTTCTATTTCATCCTGCACAACACATTAAACTGAAACAATACATTGCTTTATCGCAAGTATTCtgttaatataaaacattttaacaaTCCTATTTTAAACTATTTGTACTGTACAGACTTTACAAACTATTTTGGTTCCCAAACTTCTttgaaattaaaacgaaacctgTAATTTTTTCGCCATATTCCACTGTACGTACACTCAGACAGATAGAACATTTGTGAAGAAAGTAAGGAGTGGTGTAAGCAGTGCCCACGCGGGATTAGAGACTGATTTAGAGACTTAAGGTAGCTACGTGCAAGACGGAACCTGGTTGGTAGTTGGTGGCCTGATCCCGGTTACCTAGTCGAAAGGAATGCCCGAACATTaagcaatggagacgtgcaagacgaggcCAGGTCGGTAGACTGCTATGTAGCCTGTTAGCTCGTTGGTAGCTCGTAGAATGAATCACTTCATTTTTCCAGCTACCAGCCACCTAAATGtctttactgcgcatgcgtccGTAGAACTTCCCCACGTTCTAAACGCCTACTGCTCGTCATTTCGACGCGTATAATGGATagggaaatattaattttaaataataataataataataataataataataataataataataataataataataatgtttattgccagaaaaatacaatacaaagaaattgtaaatttacaacattctagcactcccctaaaagagagtgttctcgtgctcaggggaggattccatcttgtacgtacccttagccTTAGACGGCTTAGAGCCTTAGAAGGTCGGGTAGCTACCAGAAAATGTTGCTGAAATAGTATACGCAAACATTTTAACGTGTAACTTTCTCGACAAGAGAtctctacaataaataatagttacTTAGTAACTGACCAGGGCTATTTTTACGATTACGGCCTCTTGTGAGAACGCCAACAAAAATGACCGCTGTTTGGTAATTTGAATCCAGTTGTactgaccgattatttagtcctgacagctcagcgacgcgaaagaggggaagtaataggaggagtggggagtgTTCCGGGgtagagatagggcgagcggtcggtaaaggcaagcgagtgaataacccaaacactccttggcgtaactaaatggactcgcctgtcccacgcgcatatctccggcgactgtcaggactaaataatcgcacTGTATCTATCTGCAGACTGGTCACTATGATCAATATGGCTTCTTGTCTTTCAGTTACCAGCCTTGAGCTAGCGAGCATGTTACCAGGGTCAAGTCTTGTTTGCCGGGTTCTGTACATAAAATAACTCCATTCTGTCGAAACTGCAGTGTGTATGGGTTGTATCTCCTTGAAGTGAAAATACTGCAATTTACGTTTCTAATTGTGGAACACTGAAACAGTGTGACATTGCgcgtgaaatatataaaatagatatGATTAACTACTGAAATATACAGACCTGGCACGATCATGTGTTCGTATCCCACCTAGACCAAAGGAGGTTGTTTTTGTATGATGGTTAGTATTGTCTCAGGGGCAGGTTAAATGTAATTCAGATTTGGGCTCATTGAATTGGGGTAATGTATACACGTTTGGTGTGATGTTAGAGCTTAGGGTTTTGTACGCTGGAGACTCGGGTTTAATTCCCGATGGGTCAAAGTGGAATTCGTGGTGTACAAGGGCAGTGTTAGGTGGTAGGTTTTCGCGGCCAATCCTTATTCTCCTACCGACATTCCACAATTGctagattaataatattataatcctACTCACTATAGGAAAGCTATAGGAATACCTATGACGTCACCATTATCCAGGATAGCACATACATTCTCTACAGTGGTTCAGAAATTGAATATGGTACTTAAAGAAGAAATATGCTGAAAGACAGGAACTAGATGATAAATGAAGTGTAACAACCAAATACTACATTCAGTCTACAGAGAGAGAATTAAATGTATTCACAAATGAGTAAGCGGTAAGTATGACAAATTTTTATTCTAGGAACTTTCACTCAGAAAATGTTCACTCAAAGGTAATTTTAAGCTTAGTCGATTCACAACCGCGAAAATATAGGTATCCAAAGAAATTCATCCGAAGGAAATTTACCTAAGGCATATTAATCCAAGATTTTCATTCAGGAACGGAGGGTCATGGCATACAATGATGGGTCAGTGTGGAACATGAAGTATTACAGTGATATTGAATTTAGTGATAACATCTGCATTATActgccgccatcagtgaatctgattggtttttgtatagggcgggaattagcagacgaatgacatcgtgcactgttgtgtcatggcggtgtgttctgctttagttctgctgtattgtttgtaatgagcagaaCGTAAAAACGATAtgctaatggcttatgagcgaacatgtcaacggaccagttattactaccgattcaagaaatacattttttatgctctcttttctttgaacgagatgccaATGCGGAAATTTCGAAAAATCTTGCTAacatagcacagacaacaacttgtacagccgccatgacagccatcgaaccttccagcagttttgttcctatttcgctgcagtgtgacgtcattgttgtcaaccggtccggtgagattcggagtACGCTGTCTACTCGAAAGTAATTTGTGCTTGTCCTTATAAATGttgaaaatagtttttttcagaaatatgataccgtatttaatttttttaacatttgcatCGGTCAATAATAATCTATTCACATAAGAATGTAATTATTAACGGTGTATAGCAAAAGGATGGGGAGTTATCCACTCGAATGCCCCTCATTAAAAGTATCAACCCCGCTATCATGGTGATAGATACAAACTCTCGTATCTTGAATTAATTTTTCTGGAATGAAATCGTGCAGAAAACATAATATACtcgaatatatttaaataaataaaataaacatatctatACGTCTTAATTTCAGTGCGACGTCTCTGAACATTTTATCATAATTTAATCTGTGTATCTGTTGTTTTCTGTTTCTTATTTCGAGTGATCCATAACACATTTGACTGTagaaaatatttctctatctGCACAAGAGAACGTCCTTTAGTTTCAGGTAACATAAGATACAAGAAAAGAGAGCAAAGAAGTGAAAATACACCAAAGCTCCAAAACAAACCTTCTGCGCCAATTGTTCTCGAGACTGACGGAAACACTTTTGTTGCTACAAACATCGCTATGTCGTTCATTGTAAAAATGTACGCTCCAAGAACACACCGGATCTTGGAGGGCAAAATCTCCCCAATCATTGACGGAGGAAGCACGAAGAACCCATATGTGTTAAATGCCACGTATAAGAGTATAAATACAATCATGAACCATGCTGGGACGTTCTGGAAATGAACTAGTGTCCCTAGTATCACAGCGGCAACGCCAGAGCCCACACCTGAGGAGATGGACATGGTTCTGCGCCCCACCCACACCAGAGTAATGCAGGACGCTGCCATGAACACAACCCTCACTATCGAGGTGAGGTTGGTGGTCAAGTTGATGTCCAAACCTCCATCTGTCTTCAGTCCGGAGATGATGTCCACGGCGTAAAATATGAAGAGGTTAGTTCCACACACGACTTGAATTAGGTTGAAGATATGGATGATGAAGAACGGCTTCAGAACTTGTGGTTGGAGATACTGCGTCAAATTCCACTTGGAAATTGTAAGCGAGTCGTTCGCTAAGAGACTCTTTTCGTCTTTCACTCGGTTCAAGAGTTCCTGAAGTTCTCGCTCCGCCTAGAAACGAACACAACTATGTGAAGCATACAGTAGTATGAATGGCTAACTCTGTTGTCATAGAAGAAAGTATTCGTTGTACAAAATTATAATCTTAGTAGCTGTAATTAAAGATGCGAGGTACACCACTagacttatcatcatcatcatcatcatcatcatcatcatcatcatcatcatcatcatcaccaccaccaccatcatcatcatctagacTTCAGCAGGCTGTTTCAGTCATTGGTGTATTAGGTTTGTAACTCATTATTTTTCTcgtaaatgtttaataataatcttTTCGTAAATGAATCCGTTTTTTGAGACGCcccataagtcaaattttaagaaaattgaatttattgctaGTTCTTGTTCTATAgagatatgtataggcctaccattttgcAGAAAAATATCACAAGTCAAAAGATATTTCTGTTGTGACATGTGCGCTTCAAAATTAAGTTTCGTGGAGAAGGCCCATAAGTCAGTGACAAGGCTGACATAGAATGAACAAAAGTATAGCCTAAGCTgttgtacgtaaagattaatttatggtcctacagaatttatctgttacggtaacaatggttattagaggagaaaaacttgCTCCGGCTccgtggatcgaacccgggtccttggttctacgtaccaagcgctctaaccattgcgctacgccgaagttcaatccgctGCATCGGATCGAAtcattcttctctagtgtttttccctttgtgacctgactccatgTTCGGCGTATATgttaacatataatatattaagtcaactgccattatacacctgtggagtagcggtcagcgcgtttggctgcgaaaccaggtggcccgggttcgaatcccggtcggggcaagttacctggttgaggttttttccagggttttccttcaacccaatacgagcaaattctgggtaaatttcggtgctggaccccggactcattcactggcattatcaccttcatttcattcagatgctaaataacctagatgttgatacagcgtaataaaataacccaataaaataaaattatacaaggagcgcactcaaatgagtgactttgtaggaccagaaattaatctttacgtttgtttcttcgcccaacagtgcataatactgtggaattcCGGCCATCAAAGTCAtcaaataacaagaataatattaatggaaaacataaatataaaatatgtctctCCTTGCCACTTGTAAAGCTTGTTACGCGTAactttcaaacagctgtatctgcacacccattgaaaattggatacatgtttatatgaacattaatattccatactatcACTCCCTATGATTTTACTGGAAGAAAATCTAGAGACCCTGTGAGGAGGTTATAAAGCAAAGTTCTTCCATATGGAAATGTAAAATCCTCTTCATTAACtacgtaatataatttttatatattttttttattcatccaCTGTAAAACAGATACTGCGATGAAATTGCTTGTATACAACACGTTGGACGATATATTTCGAAAATTCATCAACTCTCATAAATAGACTCATTGTTTTTTATTCGGTTTACGTGAATCAGGGTCCTTGTCGGTTATTCGAGCAACAGTTCTGTGGATTCCGAGCGTCCTAAACACAGACATTACGGGATTCTTCACTGCTGGATTCGAACATCTTTCAAGAAACACTCGCATAGTTAGGGCCTAATATTCATCCGTCTCTTGAAATAGAGCCATACCGAATCAGTTGTGGACATGATGACTCCTGGAGTCTCCAAATTGTCCGACAGTTTTGGTGGACAATCCTGATGTTTGCAAATTCAAGCACACAGTTCGCACTCCAACACAGACACAcaaactagactagacggcatttcggaaggcggtcggctgctacatgcgccgtagcatttctggtatgtgacgtcacaaacttgtacagtagaaccaatcagaatcagtctataacaagtactttcaGAGTTCGTTTGTtgacgtgtgagtgtttcaatacagtgaataagtaaaactaacatttactgtgtgtgtgtaagataaataaatggaaggagagattgtaaaaagacaagtattgcacagacaggcgtggaaaatagtgtttaaggtatataattattttaaaaacgttgacgagcagaacgctgccggccatcttgatgttgactgcaacgttgccaacgcaaaaagaaacgactgcagaagcatgtggtgtgggattgagaaccgtgcaaagaatattgttagtgaagaacAAGGGATTTGTTTGGTgttatgcttacagtaatcaacggctaaggtcattattgtcttttgataatttaaattctctcctgtgctATTCGTATTGCActtgcgcgtgaagtacgatgtggcaatgttgtacgctgccttgctctcgcTATCTGTCTCGActcaaacgctagcagactaccgccttccgaattgccgtcgattcTAGAGCGGCAATAAAATGAGTTGCTGTCCGAGGCTTTACGCCAACTGCAATGTCGCTTACGATACTGAATGAAATATACACTTACGACAAAAATATGGTAACTAGTTAGACCTACATCAAACCCTACACAAAGACATTACCTTTACTCCGATTATGTTTCTTGATTGGTATCTGTAAGAATCACAAGCGTCACATTCTTATACTTTCTTCCTATAACTTATTGCTGTACTTGTAAGCTTATTCAATTTCAACAATCCTACTAGTGTAACTGAGCCAATGTCGTTTGGCATCGACTTCCATTATTACCGCTTCTGTTGGATCACTAATGTTACGAACCAATTTTCTTTCGTCGAAAGTATTTTctgaaattacttttatttttaattttgaccaCACGAAATGAACGATATTGTAACAATGGTAAGCAGGCAGGCGTTGAATTAATATTCATTTGATGTATCACTGGCGACAGACATTTTTAGTACTAGTTCATTGTTCTGCATGACGACATTTGGTGGCTATAAGAACACACTGCTGGCGTCCTCCTCAGAAAAGGGCACTCGTTTGTCAAATGACTAATGTGACCATATTTCAAAGTTATATACGTTTGATAATCCCACTTCCCTGTTTATCTAAATAAATAACTCC from Periplaneta americana isolate PAMFEO1 chromosome 15, P.americana_PAMFEO1_priV1, whole genome shotgun sequence harbors:
- the LOC138715231 gene encoding facilitated trehalose transporter Tret1-like isoform X2 is translated as MNMETQEYLMTDFNSPVIPQRKLESWTRPIFGQTVVAVLVYLTAICNGLSSGYSAILLPQIRANGSDFEVNQEIESWIVSIYIGATSVGCLMSGVIMDLWGRRLTVQIAVFCITIGWISIAACGSYPLMLVGRALGGFGKGFSTPAVTFHVEEMADPRLRGALSACVLLTYSIGIMVISLLGTHISWRIVAGLAAVITFIDLVGYSLLRESPVWLVRNNRVDQASEVYNWLWGPGHQPQAERELQELLNRVKDEKSLLANDSLTISKWNLTQYLQPQVLKPFFIIHIFNLIQVVCGTNLFIFYAVDIISGLKTDGGLDINLTTNLTSIVRVVFMAASCITLVWVGRRTMSISSGVGSGVAAVILGTLVHFQNVPAWFMIVFILLYVAFNTYGFFVLPPSMIGEILPSKIRCVLGAYIFTMNDIAMFVATKVFPSVSRTIGAEGLFWSFGVFSLLCSLFLYLMLPETKGRSLVQIEKYFLQSNVLWITRNKKQKTTDTQIKL